A genomic region of Fervidobacterium gondwanense DSM 13020 contains the following coding sequences:
- a CDS encoding NuoB/complex I 20 kDa subunit family protein, translating to MDERSVWEKIADQLRSRSMWMLHYCTGCGAVELPPSMTSRFDMERLGMGPMATPRQADIFLITGYLSAKTLRRVIYTYEKMADPKYVIGFGSCTINGGIYYDSYSTINRLDYYLPVDLYIAGCMPRPEAILNAFNTLMEMIRKGEANGWKKYKENYEWYKQNQLRSLGEVIVHDQFHE from the coding sequence ATAGATGAAAGAAGCGTGTGGGAAAAGATAGCAGACCAACTCAGAAGCAGATCCATGTGGATGCTCCATTATTGTACTGGTTGTGGTGCTGTAGAGTTGCCACCTTCCATGACCTCAAGGTTCGACATGGAAAGACTTGGCATGGGACCTATGGCAACGCCAAGACAAGCGGATATATTCTTGATAACAGGATATCTCAGCGCAAAAACACTTAGAAGGGTAATTTACACATACGAAAAGATGGCAGATCCAAAGTACGTAATCGGATTTGGCTCGTGTACTATCAACGGCGGTATATATTATGATTCTTATTCAACGATAAACAGGTTAGACTACTACCTTCCTGTCGATTTGTACATCGCAGGTTGTATGCCAAGACCGGAAGCCATTTTGAACGCATTTAACACACTTATGGAAATGATTAGAAAAGGCGAAGCGAACGGCTGGAAGAAGTACAAGGAAAATTACGAGTGGTACAAACAGAATCAACTGCGCAGTCTCGGTGAGGTGATCGTCCATGACCAATTCCACGAATAA